A genomic region of Serratia fonticola contains the following coding sequences:
- the menF gene encoding isochorismate synthase MenF, which produces MEQLSGLLRQLSQQLEQDFPSEAGFRQITLAVPGRLTELLLEWLAAQTLFPQFYWCHREGLQEVAVCGSARQFLHPAQAQAFVTSYPGARLWGLNAFDGDALLLLPRLEILRRKGKGELTLNLFSEQALDRDAKAARAWLNNLVVAKPIADLQVKVRSVQHQPERAGWEIMLRDALKAIDRQQMDKVVLARSSLLTLENPLFAPALMAASRRVNHQCYHFMMRIDAHSAFLGSSPERLYLREGQHLLTEALAGTVANHPDDQQAGELAEWLRHDLKNQQENLLVVDDICQRLQGGASAVDVLPPEVVRLRKVQHLRRRIEGQLNHCDDADCLQRLQPTAAVAGLPRQAARDFIRQHEPFSRRWYAGSAGYLSAAQAEFCVALRSCQIDDAQVRLYAGAGIVAGSDPAQEWQEIENKAAGLRTLLQPEK; this is translated from the coding sequence GTGGAACAACTTTCGGGATTGCTGCGGCAGTTAAGCCAGCAGCTTGAGCAAGACTTTCCCTCAGAAGCCGGATTTCGGCAGATAACCTTGGCGGTTCCTGGTCGTCTGACGGAACTGTTGTTGGAATGGTTGGCAGCACAGACGCTGTTTCCTCAGTTTTACTGGTGCCATCGCGAAGGGCTGCAAGAGGTTGCGGTATGCGGCTCAGCCAGGCAGTTTTTACATCCAGCACAGGCACAGGCATTTGTGACGTCGTATCCCGGAGCCCGGCTCTGGGGGCTTAACGCCTTTGACGGTGATGCGTTATTGCTGTTGCCGCGCCTGGAGATTCTCCGCCGCAAGGGCAAAGGCGAACTGACGCTTAATCTGTTCTCTGAACAGGCATTGGACCGCGATGCCAAGGCTGCACGAGCCTGGCTAAACAATCTGGTGGTGGCGAAACCGATCGCGGATTTACAGGTGAAGGTGCGTTCGGTACAACATCAACCGGAGCGTGCCGGGTGGGAAATCATGCTGCGCGACGCGCTGAAGGCGATAGATCGGCAGCAGATGGATAAGGTGGTGCTGGCTCGCAGCTCGTTGTTAACGCTGGAAAACCCGCTATTTGCGCCAGCGTTAATGGCCGCCAGCCGCAGAGTGAATCACCAATGTTACCACTTTATGATGCGCATTGATGCTCATTCCGCTTTTCTTGGCTCCAGCCCGGAAAGATTGTACCTGCGCGAAGGGCAGCATCTGCTGACTGAAGCCTTGGCCGGTACCGTTGCCAACCATCCAGATGATCAACAGGCTGGGGAATTGGCCGAGTGGTTGCGGCACGACCTGAAGAACCAACAGGAAAACCTGCTGGTGGTCGATGACATCTGCCAGCGTCTGCAAGGTGGTGCCAGCGCGGTGGATGTATTACCTCCCGAAGTCGTGCGGTTGCGCAAGGTGCAGCATCTAAGGCGGCGCATTGAAGGGCAACTGAACCATTGTGATGATGCCGACTGTCTGCAACGGCTTCAGCCAACGGCAGCGGTCGCCGGTTTGCCGCGTCAGGCGGCGCGTGATTTTATCCGTCAGCATGAACCTTTTTCTCGCCGTTGGTATGCCGGTTCTGCCGGTTACCTTTCTGCCGCTCAGGCCGAGTTTTGTGTCGCTTTGCGTTCCTGCCAGATAGATGATGCCCAGGTTCGACTGTATGCCGGGGCCGGGATTGTTGCCGGTTCGGATCCCGCTCAGGAGTGGCAAGAGATTGAAAATAAAGCCGCTGGATTGCGTACGTTGCTACAACCTGAGAAATAA
- the menD gene encoding 2-succinyl-5-enolpyruvyl-6-hydroxy-3-cyclohexene-1-carboxylic-acid synthase, which translates to MSTSVFNRRWAALLLETLVRHGVRHVCIAPGSRSTPLTLAAAANRAFICHTHFDERGLGHLALGLAKATREPVAVIVTSGTAAANLYPSLIEAGLTGERLVFLTADRPPELIDCGANQAIRQNGLYASHPTLNIDLPRPSPDIPARWLVSTLDSAMARLLNGALHINCPFAEPLYGGDEQQYAEWSAALGDWWQDTHPWLRGVDPHQVLKQPDWFFWRQKRGVVIAGRMSAEEGVQLAEWAGMLGWPLIGDVLSQTGQPLPCADLWLANPQARHLLENAQLVIQFGSSLTGKRLLQWQEHCRPEEFWLIDDLPGRLDPAHHRGRRIRSRVGEWLDLHPAQPRSPWAGDLSALADDAFDATAKYLVNRFGEAQLAHRLSELLPENGQLFLGNSLIVRLIDALAQLPAGYPVFSNRGASGIDGLISTAAGVQRATAKPTLAIVGDLSALYDLNALALLRQCSAPTVLIVVNNNGGQIFSLLPTPEAERQRFYCMPQDVAFSHAAAMFQLNYACPENWGQLQQAVELALRHSGATLIELQVPPSDGAETLQHLVQLMAAK; encoded by the coding sequence ATGTCGACAAGTGTTTTTAATCGCCGGTGGGCGGCGTTGTTGCTGGAAACGCTGGTCCGCCATGGGGTCCGGCATGTCTGCATCGCTCCGGGATCGCGCTCCACGCCGTTGACGCTGGCGGCTGCGGCAAACCGCGCCTTTATCTGTCATACCCATTTTGATGAGCGAGGGCTGGGTCACTTGGCGCTCGGTCTGGCAAAAGCCACTCGTGAACCCGTCGCGGTGATTGTCACCTCTGGCACGGCAGCGGCCAACCTCTATCCTTCGCTGATTGAGGCCGGACTCACTGGTGAACGGCTGGTATTTCTCACCGCCGATCGCCCTCCCGAGCTGATTGACTGCGGTGCCAATCAGGCTATTCGTCAGAATGGCCTCTATGCGAGTCATCCAACGCTGAATATCGATCTGCCCCGTCCAAGCCCGGATATCCCGGCTCGCTGGCTGGTTTCTACCCTGGACAGCGCCATGGCGCGTCTGTTAAATGGCGCGTTACATATTAACTGCCCATTTGCCGAACCCCTGTATGGTGGTGATGAACAGCAGTATGCAGAATGGTCGGCGGCGCTAGGGGACTGGTGGCAGGATACGCATCCCTGGCTGCGTGGGGTCGATCCTCATCAGGTTTTGAAACAGCCGGACTGGTTTTTCTGGCGGCAAAAGCGCGGCGTTGTTATTGCCGGGCGGATGAGTGCCGAAGAGGGCGTGCAACTGGCCGAGTGGGCAGGCATGCTCGGCTGGCCGCTGATCGGCGATGTGCTTTCGCAGACGGGGCAGCCGTTGCCCTGTGCCGACCTGTGGCTGGCTAACCCACAGGCACGTCATCTGTTGGAGAATGCACAACTGGTGATACAGTTTGGCAGCAGCCTGACGGGGAAACGCCTGTTGCAATGGCAAGAGCACTGTCGACCAGAGGAGTTTTGGTTAATCGATGATCTGCCAGGTCGCCTGGATCCTGCGCATCATCGTGGCCGTCGTATTCGTTCTCGCGTCGGTGAATGGCTCGATTTACACCCGGCGCAGCCGCGTTCGCCGTGGGCTGGCGATCTGTCGGCGCTGGCGGACGATGCATTTGATGCAACCGCGAAATATCTGGTTAACCGCTTTGGTGAGGCGCAATTGGCCCATCGTTTGTCGGAGCTGTTACCGGAAAACGGTCAGCTGTTTCTTGGCAATAGCCTGATTGTTCGCTTGATCGATGCGTTGGCCCAGTTGCCAGCCGGATATCCGGTGTTCAGTAATCGCGGTGCCAGCGGGATTGACGGATTGATCTCTACCGCTGCCGGTGTGCAACGTGCGACGGCGAAACCCACGCTGGCGATAGTGGGCGATCTTTCAGCCTTGTACGATCTGAACGCACTGGCGTTGTTGCGCCAATGTTCGGCGCCCACGGTGTTGATCGTCGTGAACAATAACGGTGGGCAGATTTTCTCGCTGTTGCCAACGCCGGAGGCGGAGCGCCAGCGCTTTTACTGCATGCCGCAGGACGTGGCGTTCAGCCATGCGGCGGCCATGTTCCAGCTCAATTATGCCTGCCCGGAAAACTGGGGCCAGTTGCAACAGGCGGTTGAGCTTGCCTTACGTCACAGCGGAGCAACGCTGATTGAGCTACAGGTTCCCCCGAGTGATGGGGCTGAAACCCTGCAGCATCTGGTACAACTGATGGCGGCTAAATAA
- the menH gene encoding 2-succinyl-6-hydroxy-2,4-cyclohexadiene-1-carboxylate synthase, whose amino-acid sequence MLASRVLQSGENHRPWLVWLHGLLGNNNEWRVIASRCEQWPSLAIDLPGHGDSAAQSCLDFADVSQQISATLQQHQIERYWLIGYSLGGRIAMYHACYGEQQGLQGIVIEGGNPGLESETQRAERRAHDARWATRFRSEPIGQVLADWYQQPVFADLSTVHRDALIAARSDNHGPAVADMLEATSLGCQPWLVPKLQRLALPMKVLCGADDHKFQALAREAGLPLGTVPQAGHNAHLANPADFAAALHEFLDNKGTEHALSE is encoded by the coding sequence ATGCTGGCTTCCCGCGTTCTACAATCTGGTGAAAATCATCGCCCGTGGCTGGTCTGGTTACATGGCCTGTTGGGCAATAACAATGAATGGCGGGTGATCGCTTCCCGCTGTGAACAATGGCCATCGCTGGCCATTGACCTGCCCGGCCATGGTGATTCCGCAGCGCAATCCTGTCTGGATTTTGCCGATGTCAGCCAGCAAATCAGCGCCACGTTACAGCAACATCAGATTGAACGTTATTGGCTTATCGGCTATTCACTGGGTGGGCGTATTGCCATGTATCACGCCTGCTACGGCGAGCAGCAGGGGCTACAAGGTATTGTGATCGAAGGGGGAAACCCTGGGTTAGAAAGCGAAACCCAGCGTGCCGAACGCCGTGCACATGATGCCCGCTGGGCAACCCGTTTTCGCTCTGAACCTATCGGGCAAGTGCTGGCGGATTGGTATCAACAGCCGGTCTTTGCCGATCTCAGTACGGTACACCGTGACGCGTTGATCGCTGCCCGTTCTGATAACCATGGCCCGGCGGTTGCCGATATGCTGGAGGCAACGTCGCTTGGGTGCCAGCCTTGGCTGGTACCAAAATTACAACGTCTGGCACTGCCGATGAAAGTATTGTGCGGTGCTGACGACCACAAATTCCAGGCGTTGGCACGTGAGGCCGGTTTGCCCTTGGGCACCGTGCCGCAGGCGGGCCATAACGCACATCTCGCAAACCCGGCGGATTTCGCCGCCGCGTTACATGAATTTCTTGATAATAAAGGAACCGAACATGCTTTATCCGAATGA
- the menB gene encoding 1,4-dihydroxy-2-naphthoyl-CoA synthase codes for MLYPNEEQLYAAIDWQDCSGDFEDILYHKSSDGIAKITINRPQVRNAFRPHTVKEMIEALANARYDDGIGTIILTGAGDKAFCSGGDQKVRGDYGGYRDDSGVHHLNVLDFQRQIRTCPKPVVAMVAGYSIGGGHVLHMMCDLTIAADNAIFGQTGPKVGSFDGGWGASYMARIVGQKKAREIWFLCRQYDAAAALDMGLVNTVVPLADLEKETVRWCREMLQNSPMALRCLKAALNADCDGQAGLQELAGNATMLFYMTDEGQEGRNAFNEKRQPDFSKFKRNP; via the coding sequence ATGCTTTATCCGAATGAAGAACAACTGTACGCCGCGATTGACTGGCAGGACTGCTCTGGTGATTTTGAAGACATCCTGTATCACAAATCCAGTGATGGCATCGCGAAGATCACCATAAACCGCCCGCAGGTGCGTAATGCATTCCGACCACATACGGTAAAGGAAATGATTGAGGCGTTGGCGAATGCGCGTTATGACGACGGTATTGGCACCATTATCCTGACTGGCGCTGGCGATAAAGCCTTCTGTTCCGGTGGCGATCAGAAAGTGCGCGGTGACTACGGCGGCTATCGTGATGACAGCGGCGTACATCATCTCAACGTGCTCGACTTCCAGCGCCAGATCCGCACGTGCCCTAAACCTGTCGTGGCGATGGTGGCCGGTTATTCTATCGGTGGCGGCCATGTGCTGCATATGATGTGCGATCTGACCATCGCGGCAGACAATGCCATTTTTGGCCAGACCGGGCCGAAGGTCGGCTCCTTTGACGGTGGTTGGGGCGCTTCTTACATGGCGCGTATTGTTGGGCAGAAGAAAGCCCGTGAAATCTGGTTCCTGTGCCGCCAGTATGATGCCGCCGCCGCGCTGGACATGGGGCTGGTCAACACCGTCGTCCCGCTGGCCGATTTGGAAAAAGAAACCGTTCGCTGGTGCCGTGAGATGCTGCAGAACAGCCCGATGGCGTTGCGTTGTCTGAAGGCAGCACTGAACGCCGACTGTGATGGTCAGGCGGGGCTGCAGGAACTGGCCGGTAACGCCACCATGCTGTTCTATATGACCGATGAAGGTCAGGAAGGGCGCAACGCATTCAACGAAAAACGCCAGCCAGACTTCAGCAAATTCAAGCGTAATCCGTAA
- the menC gene encoding o-succinylbenzoate synthase — MTMLTRVAAIYRYSLPMEAGVVLRNQRLKTRDGLLIHLQQGEQQGWGEIAPLPEFSEETLEQAQEALLNWVQAWLAGEDTAASEWPSVAFGTSCALAELTGQLPQQADYRKAPLCTGDPDELFDLLSALPGEKVAKVKVGLYEAVRDGMVVNVLLEALPDLKLRLDANRSWTRAKADGFAKYVNPEWRDRIAFLEEPCKTRDESRDFAQTTGIAIAWDESVREADFVVQAEPGVAAIVIKPTLVGSLARCRELVKQAHQAGLVAVISSSIESSLGLTQLARIAHWLTPATVPGLDTLNLMQAQLLRRWPESTLPLVDADALECVWRS; from the coding sequence ATGACGATGCTAACCCGTGTTGCTGCGATCTATCGCTATAGCCTGCCGATGGAGGCAGGCGTGGTGCTGCGCAATCAGCGGCTGAAGACCCGTGATGGCTTGTTGATCCACCTACAACAGGGCGAGCAGCAAGGATGGGGAGAGATAGCGCCTTTGCCGGAGTTCAGTGAAGAGACGCTTGAACAGGCACAAGAGGCGTTGTTGAACTGGGTCCAGGCGTGGCTTGCGGGCGAAGATACCGCAGCCAGCGAGTGGCCTTCTGTCGCGTTCGGCACCAGCTGTGCCTTGGCCGAGCTGACGGGGCAATTGCCGCAGCAGGCCGATTACCGCAAGGCGCCGCTGTGTACTGGCGATCCCGACGAGTTGTTTGACCTGTTGTCTGCACTGCCGGGGGAGAAAGTGGCCAAGGTGAAAGTTGGCCTGTATGAAGCCGTGCGTGATGGCATGGTGGTTAACGTGTTATTGGAAGCATTGCCCGACCTCAAGCTGCGATTGGATGCCAACCGTAGCTGGACGCGAGCCAAAGCAGACGGCTTTGCTAAATACGTTAACCCTGAGTGGCGCGATCGCATCGCCTTTCTCGAAGAACCCTGTAAAACCCGCGATGAGTCGCGTGATTTTGCGCAAACAACAGGCATCGCCATCGCCTGGGATGAGAGCGTGAGAGAGGCTGATTTTGTCGTGCAGGCGGAGCCGGGGGTGGCGGCCATTGTTATCAAGCCGACGCTGGTGGGGAGCCTGGCGCGTTGCCGTGAGTTGGTGAAGCAAGCGCATCAGGCCGGTCTGGTGGCGGTGATCAGTTCCAGCATTGAGTCCAGCCTGGGGCTGACGCAGTTGGCACGTATCGCCCATTGGCTGACGCCAGCCACGGTGCCGGGGCTGGATACGCTAAACCTGATGCAGGCACAGTTGCTACGTCGTTGGCCAGAAAGTACCTTGCCGCTTGTGGATGCCGATGCCTTGGAGTGCGTATGGCGCAGTTGA
- the menE gene encoding o-succinylbenzoate--CoA ligase produces the protein MAQLNDWPWRHWAAQRPQDTAVIFEHQPVSWLMLQQQVDALAADFQHQGVFPGKGVALCGKNSYPLLLAYLALLQCGARLLPLNPALPASTLTTLLPDLDIAFAFSPDSVPELPSEVSVLSPPLVDERSLQLLPWDAHRLATLTLTSGSSGRPKAAAHSYAGHLASAEGVLQLMDFQPQDSWLLSLPLFHVSGQGILWRWLAVGARLVVREMHPLADALAGCTHASLVPTQLWRLLSEPMVEHALKEVLLGGAMIPVSLTQQAEAMGIRCWCGYGLTELASTVCAKRADELPGVGLPLPGREIRLVDQEVWIRSNSLALGYWHQGTLLPIADEQGWFHTRDRGAMEQGELRIIGRLDNLFFSGGEGVQPEDVERVLAAHPQVQQAFIVPVDDPEFGQRPVAVLDVEGELSLAALLAWAQDRLANFQRPIALLPLPVELKNGGIKISRRRLQQWAAGQWNRQLP, from the coding sequence ATGGCGCAGTTGAATGATTGGCCGTGGCGACATTGGGCCGCACAGCGGCCACAGGATACGGCAGTCATCTTCGAACATCAGCCGGTCAGTTGGCTGATGTTGCAACAGCAGGTGGATGCTCTGGCGGCTGATTTTCAGCATCAGGGGGTATTCCCCGGTAAGGGCGTCGCGCTGTGCGGTAAAAACAGCTATCCGCTACTGTTGGCTTATCTGGCGTTGTTGCAGTGTGGCGCACGATTGTTACCTCTCAATCCGGCATTGCCTGCGTCAACGTTGACAACACTGCTGCCGGATCTGGATATTGCCTTTGCTTTCAGCCCTGACAGCGTGCCTGAGTTGCCGTCGGAAGTGAGCGTTCTATCGCCGCCTTTGGTGGATGAGCGCAGCCTCCAGTTACTGCCGTGGGATGCGCATCGGTTGGCGACGCTGACGTTGACCTCTGGCTCCAGCGGCCGGCCGAAAGCCGCAGCGCACAGTTATGCGGGGCATCTGGCCAGTGCTGAAGGCGTGCTGCAACTGATGGATTTCCAGCCGCAGGACAGCTGGTTGCTTTCTTTGCCGCTGTTTCACGTTTCTGGTCAGGGTATCCTCTGGCGCTGGCTGGCGGTGGGCGCGCGGTTAGTGGTGCGTGAGATGCATCCCCTTGCCGATGCGTTGGCGGGCTGTACTCATGCTTCGCTGGTGCCAACTCAGCTATGGCGGCTGCTGTCTGAACCCATGGTTGAGCATGCCTTGAAAGAGGTGCTGCTGGGTGGCGCGATGATCCCGGTATCGCTTACCCAGCAAGCCGAAGCCATGGGGATCCGCTGTTGGTGTGGCTATGGCTTGACGGAGCTGGCCTCTACGGTTTGTGCCAAACGTGCCGACGAACTCCCCGGTGTGGGTTTGCCTTTGCCGGGGCGTGAGATACGGTTGGTGGATCAGGAGGTGTGGATCCGCTCGAACAGCCTGGCTCTGGGCTATTGGCACCAAGGGACATTATTGCCGATTGCCGATGAACAAGGTTGGTTCCATACGCGCGATCGCGGTGCCATGGAGCAAGGCGAACTGCGGATTATTGGCCGCTTGGATAACCTGTTCTTCAGCGGCGGGGAAGGGGTGCAGCCAGAGGATGTTGAGCGCGTTTTGGCGGCGCATCCGCAAGTGCAGCAGGCATTTATCGTCCCCGTTGACGATCCTGAGTTTGGTCAGCGTCCGGTGGCTGTCCTTGATGTGGAAGGTGAGCTGTCACTAGCGGCGCTACTGGCGTGGGCGCAAGACAGGTTGGCGAATTTCCAGCGACCTATCGCCTTGCTGCCTTTGCCGGTAGAGCTGAAAAACGGTGGCATTAAAATTTCTCGTCGTCGGCTGCAACAGTGGGCTGCAGGGCAATGGAACCGTCAACTTCCTTAA
- the katA gene encoding catalase KatA has protein sequence MSKKGLTTAAGAPVVDNNNVITAGKRGPMLLQDVWFLEKLAHFDREVIPERRMHAKGSGAYGTFTVTHDITRYTRAKLFSEIGKQTEMFVRFSTVAGERGAADAERDIRGFAMKFYTEEGNWDLVGNDTPVFYLRDPLKFPDLNHVVKRDPHTNLRNPVYKWDFFSHLPESLHQLTIDFSDRGLPKSYRHMHGFGSHTFSFINANNERFWVKFHFRCEQGIENLMDDEAEAIIAKDRESSQRDLFDAIKNGNFPRWKLQIQIMPEHEASQTPYNPFDLTKVWPHADYPLIDVGFFELNRNPDNYFSEVEQVAMNPANVVPGISFSPDKMLQGRLFSYGDAHRYRLGVNHHQIPVNSAKCPFHNYHRDGAMRVDGNSGNGATYEPNSFGVFQEQPDFSEPPLSIEGAADHWNHREDDDYYSQPRALFNLLSAEEHQRMFTRIAGELSQVPEQIQRRQVELFTKVHPDYGAGVAKALGLK, from the coding sequence ATGAGCAAGAAAGGATTAACCACCGCGGCTGGCGCCCCCGTTGTTGATAATAATAACGTGATCACCGCAGGCAAGCGTGGCCCTATGCTGCTGCAAGACGTCTGGTTTCTGGAGAAACTTGCCCACTTCGACCGTGAAGTGATCCCTGAGCGCCGTATGCACGCTAAAGGCTCTGGTGCTTATGGCACGTTTACCGTCACGCACGATATTACCCGATACACTCGCGCCAAGCTCTTCTCTGAAATCGGTAAGCAAACCGAGATGTTTGTCCGCTTTTCTACCGTAGCCGGTGAACGTGGCGCAGCCGATGCCGAACGTGATATCCGTGGCTTTGCCATGAAGTTCTATACCGAAGAGGGAAACTGGGATCTGGTGGGTAACGATACGCCGGTCTTCTATCTGCGCGACCCGCTGAAATTCCCTGACCTCAATCACGTGGTAAAACGCGATCCGCACACTAACCTGCGTAATCCGGTTTACAAATGGGACTTTTTCTCCCATCTGCCGGAATCCCTGCACCAGCTGACCATCGACTTCAGTGACCGCGGCCTGCCAAAATCCTATCGTCACATGCACGGTTTCGGCAGCCACACGTTCAGTTTTATCAATGCCAATAACGAGCGTTTCTGGGTCAAATTCCATTTCCGCTGTGAACAAGGCATCGAAAACCTGATGGATGATGAAGCCGAAGCCATCATCGCCAAAGACCGTGAAAGTTCACAACGCGATCTGTTCGACGCCATCAAGAACGGGAATTTCCCACGCTGGAAGCTGCAAATCCAGATCATGCCGGAACATGAGGCCTCTCAAACGCCATACAACCCATTTGATCTGACCAAGGTATGGCCACATGCCGATTACCCACTGATTGATGTCGGTTTCTTCGAACTTAACCGCAATCCGGACAACTACTTCTCTGAAGTGGAACAAGTGGCGATGAACCCGGCCAACGTCGTGCCTGGCATCAGTTTCTCTCCAGATAAAATGTTACAAGGCCGCCTGTTCTCCTATGGCGATGCACACCGTTACCGCCTGGGCGTCAACCATCACCAAATCCCGGTTAACAGCGCCAAATGCCCGTTCCATAACTATCACCGTGATGGTGCCATGCGTGTTGATGGTAACAGTGGCAATGGCGCAACCTATGAGCCAAACAGCTTTGGCGTGTTCCAGGAGCAACCGGATTTCAGCGAGCCGCCGTTGAGTATTGAAGGGGCTGCCGATCACTGGAATCATCGTGAAGATGATGATTACTACAGCCAGCCGCGCGCCCTGTTTAATCTGCTGAGTGCCGAAGAGCACCAGCGCATGTTCACCCGCATTGCTGGGGAACTGTCGCAGGTGCCTGAGCAGATCCAACGCCGTCAGGTTGAGCTGTTCACCAAGGTACATCCAGATTACGGTGCGGGCGTCGCCAAGGCCCTGGGTCTGAAATAA
- a CDS encoding YfaZ family outer membrane protein has translation MKKTLVACAAGLLFVAGSANAISLNGEVGQHYTNLGVGMGTSSSGIGISGNWARSDHDGNVGSLGLNFSLPVGPLMATVGGKALYLSPEEGKSGGALAVGGGLQWTVNRYFTLYGEGYFAPESLTSGVKAYNEANGGLRWNVFRPLNVDVGYRYINMQGKDGKRDNTLADGPYVGVGLSF, from the coding sequence ATGAAGAAAACTTTGGTCGCGTGTGCAGCTGGTTTGCTGTTTGTGGCTGGTTCTGCCAATGCAATCAGCTTGAATGGTGAGGTAGGGCAACATTACACCAATCTTGGCGTCGGGATGGGGACCTCATCGTCCGGTATCGGGATCAGCGGCAATTGGGCCCGCAGCGATCATGACGGTAACGTGGGGAGCCTGGGCTTGAACTTCAGCCTGCCGGTGGGGCCTTTGATGGCAACCGTGGGGGGAAAAGCCCTTTACCTCAGCCCAGAAGAGGGTAAGAGTGGTGGTGCACTGGCCGTCGGTGGCGGCCTGCAGTGGACCGTTAACCGTTATTTCACGCTTTATGGTGAAGGTTACTTTGCTCCAGAATCGCTGACCAGCGGCGTTAAAGCCTACAACGAAGCCAATGGCGGCCTGCGCTGGAATGTCTTCCGTCCGCTCAATGTGGATGTAGGTTATCGCTACATCAATATGCAAGGTAAAGATGGGAAGCGTGATAACACGCTGGCGGACGGCCCTTATGTGGGCGTTGGCTTGAGTTTCTGA
- the tyrP gene encoding tyrosine transporter TyrP, which produces MLAMPLAAAGVGFGVTLTLLVGLWLLMCYTALLLVEVYQHEQADTGLGTLAKRYLGGGGQWLTSFSMMFLMYALTAAYISGAGELLAVSIAQWTAQDFPTYLGVLLFTLVAGGIVCVGTHSVDLFNRILFTAKTIFLIVMLGLMMPHIHQTNLMTLPLEQGLALSAIPVIFTSFGFHGSVPSIVNYMGGNVRKLRWIFIIGSAIPLVAYIFWQLATLGSISSPTFVGILAQQAGLNGLLQAVRDVVASPHVELAVHLFADLALATSFLGVSLGLFDFLADLFKRQDTVRGRLQTGAITFLPPLAFALFYPRGFVLALGFAAIALSILALLLPSLLVWKTRQRHQANYRVWGGTPALALVFVCGITVIAIQIGIASGLLPAVG; this is translated from the coding sequence ATGCTGGCTATGCCCCTCGCGGCAGCGGGCGTGGGTTTTGGTGTAACGCTAACGCTGCTGGTCGGGCTGTGGCTGTTGATGTGTTATACCGCGCTACTGTTGGTGGAAGTTTATCAACATGAGCAGGCGGATACCGGCCTGGGAACCTTGGCCAAGCGTTATCTGGGAGGGGGTGGCCAGTGGCTCACCAGCTTCAGCATGATGTTCCTGATGTATGCCCTGACGGCGGCCTATATCAGCGGTGCCGGCGAGTTGCTGGCGGTCAGTATCGCACAATGGACAGCACAGGACTTTCCGACCTATCTCGGTGTACTGCTGTTTACGCTGGTCGCCGGGGGCATCGTGTGTGTTGGCACGCATTCCGTCGATCTGTTCAACCGGATCCTGTTTACCGCCAAAACGATTTTCCTGATCGTGATGCTTGGCTTAATGATGCCGCACATCCATCAAACCAACCTGATGACGCTGCCGTTAGAACAAGGGCTGGCGCTTTCTGCTATCCCGGTGATATTCACGTCGTTCGGTTTCCACGGTAGCGTCCCAAGTATCGTTAACTATATGGGCGGAAACGTCCGCAAGCTGCGTTGGATCTTTATCATCGGCAGCGCCATTCCGTTGGTTGCCTATATTTTCTGGCAGTTGGCGACGCTGGGCAGCATCAGTTCTCCCACCTTTGTCGGTATTTTAGCCCAACAGGCCGGACTGAATGGCTTGTTGCAGGCGGTTCGTGACGTGGTTGCTTCACCTCATGTCGAACTGGCTGTACATCTGTTTGCCGATCTGGCCCTGGCAACCTCATTCCTGGGGGTTTCCCTGGGGCTGTTTGACTTCCTGGCCGACCTGTTCAAGCGCCAGGATACCGTGCGTGGCCGCCTGCAAACCGGCGCCATCACTTTCCTGCCGCCTTTGGCATTTGCGCTGTTCTATCCACGTGGCTTTGTACTGGCACTCGGCTTCGCCGCAATAGCACTGTCTATTCTGGCTTTGCTGTTGCCTTCTTTGCTGGTTTGGAAAACGCGTCAACGGCACCAGGCCAACTATCGCGTCTGGGGGGGAACACCGGCTCTGGCACTGGTGTTTGTCTGTGGGATCACCGTGATTGCCATTCAGATTGGCATCGCCAGTGGGCTGTTGCCTGCGGTCGGATAA